From a region of the Leptospira kmetyi serovar Malaysia str. Bejo-Iso9 genome:
- a CDS encoding LA_3751/LA_3752 family putative glycosyltransferase, which yields MKYANATYDKILKLSSAPSFKIVSLLIAILISLFAAFYTKPDSSFAADSLMKILQTKGWIANDFRSQEIFYLGKRIDSELAFFPIETYTTERGEKIGPFPIANTLITSPFVWANQPGLLIYLCALLFCAYLTLLYGMTKRILIPFAAAIATPLFHHFISFSDVSVAAVLVLLGVSILQNENNLFAGYHPAPMLLSGALFGLGCWYRPEVLILTACIVFSSILIKTFSKESSFIEDLKNISSFSGGFVLIFATFVLYNFLNYDSFLGPRVASNRTIAVFDLAAKISSVKSLIFAGNGRLGLLGYSPWYLLIVLFGLWKWKVSSESARTWILTFVLNLILVGILTPNDSNIDWGSRYLTCSVFIPLLLLNEIKLKETQTKLYKNIILFGFGILIVYSASVNLKVIKLMRKISIQLSQIQSEIPWNSSKVFITQKIHVANTFGLNYLSQTILLIHNKNDLDQILKSYPNETLVLIEEPFDKTLSEFVKTKFSNSFRIEDITKPGGLLHITEVKR from the coding sequence ATGAAATACGCAAATGCAACCTATGATAAAATCTTAAAGCTTTCGTCCGCTCCTTCGTTTAAAATCGTCTCGCTTTTGATCGCGATCCTGATTTCCCTTTTTGCCGCTTTTTATACGAAACCGGATTCCTCCTTTGCCGCGGACAGTCTGATGAAAATCCTTCAGACCAAAGGATGGATCGCAAACGACTTCCGATCTCAGGAAATTTTTTATCTGGGAAAAAGAATCGATTCCGAGTTAGCGTTTTTCCCGATCGAAACATACACTACCGAACGCGGGGAAAAAATCGGACCGTTTCCGATCGCAAACACGTTGATTACAAGTCCTTTCGTTTGGGCAAATCAACCGGGTCTGTTGATTTATCTCTGCGCTTTATTGTTTTGCGCGTATCTAACGCTGCTCTACGGAATGACAAAACGTATTTTGATTCCCTTTGCGGCCGCGATCGCCACTCCGCTCTTCCATCATTTCATTTCGTTTTCGGACGTTTCCGTCGCCGCGGTACTGGTTCTTTTGGGAGTTTCGATTCTCCAAAACGAAAACAATCTTTTTGCGGGTTATCATCCGGCTCCGATGCTTTTATCCGGGGCCTTATTCGGTCTCGGATGTTGGTATAGACCCGAGGTCTTGATTTTGACGGCTTGTATCGTTTTTTCCTCGATCCTGATCAAAACTTTTTCAAAAGAATCTTCGTTTATCGAAGACTTGAAAAATATTTCCTCCTTTTCGGGAGGATTCGTTCTTATCTTTGCCACATTCGTACTTTATAATTTTCTGAATTATGATTCTTTTTTAGGGCCGCGGGTCGCGTCGAATCGTACGATCGCGGTTTTCGATCTGGCCGCCAAAATCTCGAGCGTAAAAAGTCTGATCTTCGCCGGAAACGGTCGGCTCGGACTTTTAGGATATTCTCCCTGGTATCTTTTGATTGTTCTATTCGGTCTTTGGAAATGGAAGGTTTCGAGCGAAAGCGCGCGCACTTGGATTTTAACCTTCGTTTTGAACCTGATTTTGGTCGGAATTCTGACTCCGAACGATTCGAATATCGACTGGGGTTCGCGTTATCTGACTTGTAGCGTATTCATTCCGCTTCTTTTGTTAAACGAAATCAAACTCAAAGAAACTCAGACAAAACTTTACAAAAACATAATATTATTCGGATTCGGAATTCTGATCGTTTATTCGGCGAGCGTAAATCTGAAAGTGATCAAACTGATGAGAAAGATTTCGATTCAACTTTCGCAGATTCAATCGGAAATCCCTTGGAATAGTTCCAAGGTTTTTATCACCCAAAAGATTCACGTCGCGAATACGTTCGGGCTCAATTATCTTTCTCAGACGATTTTGTTGATTCATAACAAAAACGATTTGGATCAAATTCTGAAATCGTATCCGAACGAAACTCTCGTTTTGATCGAGGAACCTTTCGACAAAACCCTTTCCGAGTTTGTGAAAACGAAGTTCTCAAATTCTTTTCGGATCGAGGACATTACGAAACCCGGCGGGTTACTGCACATAACCGAAGTTAAACGATAA